The genomic window ACCAAGGTGGTGCGCACCGCGTTGCAAAATGCGGCCAGCATCTCAGGTCTGCTGATCACGACCGAGGCCCTCATCACCGAACTGCCGGAGAAAGATAAGCCGTCACCAGCAGGCGGTCATGGTGGTCACGGTGGTCCTCCTGACATGGGTGGAATGTATTGATAGCACACAGAAGGTGCAGACAATGGCAACAGCAACGGCAAGCGCAAGTAGCCTGAAGCTCAAGCCGATCGGCGATCGGGTGATCGTGCAGCGGCTCGGCTCAGCCGAGAAGACGAAGAGCGGGCTGTACCTACCGGACTCCGCGCAGGAGAAGCCGCAAGAGGGCAAAGTGATTGCGGTCGGCTCCGGCAAGACGCTCAACACCGGCAAGGTGGTGACACCGTCCGTCAAGCCTGGCGACCGGATTCTCTTCGGCAAGTACTCAGGCTCGGAGATCAAAGTCGACGACAAGGAGTATGTCTTCCTCAACGAAGACGACATCCTCGCGATCATCACCTGACGTAGATATCAGATATCGATTTCGATATCTGATATCGCCTTAGATTGGAGGCAATCGCACACCCCGCTTGGCCCAACGGCCGAGCGGGGTTTTGCGTTTATAGCTGCGGGTCCTGGCTGCGCATGCCGCTCGCCGCGACGCTTGGGGCGCCCCACCGTGGCGCCCCGGCGCTCGCTGCGTCGGCCTCGCTCGTCCCCCGCGGCTTGGCGGCGCGAGGGGCACCGCCAAGCCTATAGTGCGGGGGACACCGTGGCCGCTCGGCCTCCTTACGCGCTGCTCGCGGGCATGCGCAGCCACCCGCAGCGTGGTTAGTAGGATATAATTGAGCCCACGATGCGCTCTCCGGCCGGTCGCGGGGCACTTGGGATAGGGTGCATCAACAGCAGAGTCATATGCCGCTAAGACGAAGGAAGCGTCTTATCACGGAACTTGTTAAGTTTCGGAAAAATTTGGTCCAGGCTATTGAGAATCTGGGCCGACGCTCGCCACTTTGGACTATCCTTGAAATATTTGTCGCCATTGCTGCGATTGGTTCCATGTGTTTTGCGGGTTGCCAAGCCATTTTACAGCAACAGCAACTGCGCCTTGAAAATGCACCTCAGCTAGCCTTACATAACGTTATTTGGTGGTATACCCCAGGCGATAACTGGTTTGGATCACAAATAGAACTGCAGAATTATGGTGTTAAGCCTGCACTGGAATTCCGTTTCTTGAACTTCCGTGCCATTGTTCTTGGAGTCGACGAGGCTCGTATTCGAACACAGATTCAAGCAAATACGGATCAAAGTCTGCAACAATTCTTGGACTTATACGTTCGGGATATGCGCAATCGGTCAATCTTAGATCTCTTGGGAGAGATAACATCCTTCTTTAGGCGAAATACTCTTGCCAATAGACAGGCTGTCGAGCAGTTTCTTCAAAGAGAGTTGGGCGGCAACACGAATTTGCCTTTTCGGATGCTTGCTATAAATGGAGACATGGACGAGTACAGAGCGCGACAACGGCGTATGATTGTTCCCAATCGTTCTGTAACTGAAGGCCTTGGACAGCAGTTGGATCATACAGCTGTCGAGCAAGCACTTGTAGGAAATAACCTTCTAGTTGTCTATTGGGCTTTCGAATATGAAGGCGCCGATCACAGCAAATACCAGAGTTTTTACGTTGGGTACGGCGACCGAAATTTCAGTACAAAGCTTCAATTGCTGGGTAAGGAAGATCGCGTGTACGCTACTCTAACGGAATTCCAAAGCTGGTGGGGTGATCAGTAAAACCATCATCGGAGTATACTGTTCCGTGGGCACAGCACTTAAGCAAGGCGCTCTTGATTCGAGTTAATTCGTCAATGTAAGTTGCA from Candidatus Omnitrophota bacterium includes these protein-coding regions:
- the groES gene encoding co-chaperone GroES, with translation MATATASASSLKLKPIGDRVIVQRLGSAEKTKSGLYLPDSAQEKPQEGKVIAVGSGKTLNTGKVVTPSVKPGDRILFGKYSGSEIKVDDKEYVFLNEDDILAIIT